The proteins below come from a single Biomphalaria glabrata chromosome 10, xgBioGlab47.1, whole genome shotgun sequence genomic window:
- the LOC106054456 gene encoding cleavage and polyadenylation specificity factor subunit 3-like yields MATKRKSESQLPTEESDILQIRPLGAGQEVGRSCHLLEFKGKKILLDCGIHPGMTGMASLPYLDMIEPEEIDLLLISHFHLDHCGGLPYFLQKTAFKGRCFMTHATKAIYRWLLSDYVKVSNIASDDQLYTDSDIEKSMEKIETVNFHQETDVNGVRFWCYTAGHVLGAAMFMIEIAGVKILYTGDYSRQEDRHLMCAEMPNVKPDIVIIESTYGTHIHENRDEREHRFTSLVHDIVNRGGRCLIPAFALGRAQELLLILDEYWSNHPELHDIPIYYASQLAKKCMSVYQTYINAMNEKIRRQITISNPFVFKHIINLKNMEQFEDIGPSVVLASPGMMQSGLSRELFESWCTDKRNGCIIAGYCVEGTLAKHILSEPNEIVTQSGQKLPLKCSVDYISFSAHADYKQTSEFLRELKPAHVVLVHGEVNEMARLKSALLREYEDDTEYKMEVHNPRNTVPIELHFRGEKIAKVVGELASEPPKHGHKVSGILVKRNFNYHIVSPKDLKSYTDLAMSTISQKMSVTFSGTASLLTYYLNQLAGDLEYLKSSPNIVLKVFNCVTVRLESGIAYIEWTASPVSDMYADAVIAVILRAEHEQLPSKHVLVPPMKVDKAHFQECLFETLADMFGPECTGKVFERDRLTITVDDKTAVINLDKLEVKCSDESLQQVLHTAVVRLHQAINPIKF; encoded by the exons ATGGCAACGAAACGCAAATCCGAAAGTCAGTTACCAACAGAGGAAAGCGATATCCTTCAAATTCGTCCCCT aGGTGCTGGCCAAGAAGTTGGTAGATCATGTCATCTTTTGGAattcaaagggaaaaaaattttg TTGGACTGTGGCATTCACCCTGGAATGACTGGGATGGCATCCTTACCATATTTGGATATGATAGAACCTGAAGAAATAGATCTCTTGTTGATAAGCCA ctTTCATCTTGATCACTGTGGTGGACTTCCATATTTTCTCCAGAAAACTGCATTTAAGGGCAGATGTTTTATGACCCATGCAACTAAAGCAATTTACAGGTGGCTTTTGTCTGACTATGTTAAAGTCAG TAATATTGCATCTGATGATCAGCTGTATACAGATAGTGACATAGAGAAGAGTATGGAGAAAATTGAAACAGTTAACTTTCATCAG GAAACGGATGTGAATGGTGTAAGGTTCTGGTGTTACACAGCTGGACATGTCCTAGGTGCAGCAATGTTTATGATTGAAATAGCTGGCGTCAAG ATATTGTATACTGGGGACTACTCTAGACAAGAAGACAGACATCTTATGTGTGCTGAAATGCCCAATGTGAAGCCAGATATTGTTATTATA GAATCCACATATGGCACACATATTCATGAAAACAGAGATGAAAGGGAGCACAGGTTCACCAGCTTGGTCCATGATATTGTCAACAGAGGTGGTCGCTGTTTAATCCCTGCATTTGCTCTTGGTCGTGCTCAGGAGTTGTTACTCATTCTTG ATGAGTATTGGAGCAATCACCCAGAGCTTCATGATATTCCTATCTACTACGCCTCACAGCTGGCTAAGAAGTGTATGAGTGTTTACCAGACTTACATCAATGCTATGAATGAGAAGATACGCAGACAGATCACAATCAGCAACCCGTTTGTCTTCAAGCATATTATAAATCTTAAG AACATGGAGCAGTTTGAAGACATTGGTCCATCAGTTGTATTGGCCAGTCCTGGTATGATGCAGAGTGGTCTGTCTAGAGAGTTGTTTGAGTCTTGGTGTACTGACAAAAGAAATGGGTGTATCATAGCAGGCTACTGTGTAGAAGGAACATTAGccaag CACATTCTGTCTGAGCCAAATGAAATAGTCACACAGAGTGGTCAGAAGCTGCCACTGAAGTGCTCAGTTGATTATATTTCTTTCTCGGCTCATGCTGATTACAAGCAGACGTCAGAATTTCTTAGGGAACTTAAGCCAGCCCATGTG GTCCTGGTCCATGGTGAAGTGAATGAGATGGCAAGGTTGAAGTCAGCATTATTAAGAGAATATGAAGATGACACTGAGTACAAGATGGAAGTACATAATCCCCGTAACACAGTCCCAATAGAACTTCATTTTAGAGGAGAGAAAATTGCAAAA gttGTAGGTGAACTAGCCTCGGAACCCCCCAAACATGGGCACAAAGTTTCTGGAATCCTAGtcaaaagaaattttaattatcACATAGTATcaccaaaagatttaaaaa GTTATACAGATCTGGCAATGAGCACCATTTCTCAGAAGATGAGTGTGACATTCTCTGGTACAGCTAGCTTACTGACCTACTACTTGAACCAGTTGGCTGGTGACCTTGAGTACCTGAAGTCTAGTCCCAACATTGTCCTCAAAGTTTTCAACTGTGTTACA GTTAGATTAGAGTCAGGAATTGCTTATATTGAGTGGACAGCCAGCCCAGTGTCAGATATGTATGCAGACGCTGTGATTGCTGTAATACTGAGGGCAGAACATGAACAATTACCTTCTAAGCATG TTTTAGTCCCACCCATGAAAGTGGACAAAGCCCATTTCCAAGAATGTCTCTTTGAAACATTGGCGGACATGTTTGGACCTGAGTGTACAGGGAAGGTGTTTGAAAGAGATCGACTGACCATTACTGTGGATGATAAAACAGCAGTCATCAATTTAGACAAACTG gAAGTTAAATGTTCCGATGAAAGCCTTCAACAAGTTTTACATACGGCTGTGGTCAGACTTCATCAAGCAATCAATCCCATCAAAttctaa